The following is a genomic window from Burkholderia oklahomensis C6786.
GCCCCGCCACGCGCAGCAATCGATGATCCTCGTGCCGTCCGATGCGCCCGGCGTCACCGTGCGCCGGCCGCTCAACGTGTTCGGCTACGACGACGCGCCGCACGGCCACATGGAGATCACGCTCGAGAACGTGCGCGTGCCCGCGTCGAACCTGCTGCTCGGCGAAGGACGCGGCTTCGAGATCGCACAGGGGCGGCTCGGGCCGGGCCGCATCCATCACTGCATGCGGCTCGTCGGGCTCGCGGAGCGCGCGCTCGAACTGATGTGCCGGCGCGCGTCCGAGCGCATCGCGTTCGGCAAGCCGATCGCCGCGCAGACGGTCACGCAGGAGCGGATCGCCGAAGCGCGCTGCATGATCGAGCAGGCGCGGCTTCTCACGCTGAAGACCGCGTACATGATGGATACCGTCGGCAACAAGGGCGCGCGCGGCGAGATCGCGATGATCAAGGTGGTCGCGCCGAACATGGCGTGCGAGGTGATCGACTGGGCGATCCAGGCGCACGGCGGCGGCGGCGTCAGCGACGATTTCCCGCTCGCGTACGCGTATGCGAGCGCGCGGACGCTGCGCTTCGCGGACGGCCCCGACGAAGTGCATCGCAACGCGATCGCGAAGCTCGAACTCGCACGCCATGCGAGCGCGCCGGCACGAGGAAGCTGACGCGGCGGCGATCGGCGGCAGGCGTCGGCCGCGCGCGCCGACGCGATCGCCGTCTTGCGCGCGGCGGTGCGGGTGGCAGGCGTTTCGAGTTCGCTCCGGCGAACCGGCGAACCGACGAACCAACAAACCGGCAAATCGCCGGGTCGCCGAACCGAGGCCGCGCGGCGCGCATCGAAACGAAACGCGGCGGCGCGCCACGCGCGGGCGTCGTTTCCTCCGCCGGCGCGGCCGTCTGCAGCGCCGACGGATCTATGCTCTAATTTCCCGCGTGCCGCGGCGCCGTGACGGCGCCGCATCGACGAACCGTCACAAAGGAACGACGATGATCGACGTCTACAGCTGGGCAACCCCGAACGGCCACAAAGTCCATATCCTGCTCGAGGAGACCGGCCTCGAGTATCGCGTGCATCCGATCGATATCGGTGCGGGCGACCAGTTCAAGCCGGAATTCCTGAAGATCAGCCCGAACAACAAGATCCCGGCGATCGTCGATCACGACGGTCCCGACGGCAAGCCGATCTCGCTGTTTGAATCGGGCGCGATCTTGATCTATCTCGCCGAGAAGACCGGCAAGTTCCTGCCGTCCGCGCCCGTCGCGCGCTACGCAACGCTGGAATGGCTGATGTTCCAGATGGGCGGCGTCGGCCCGATGCTCGGACAGGCGCACCACTTCCGCCTCTATGCGCCCCAGCAGATCGAGTACGCGATCAACCGCTACACGAACGAGGCGAAGCGGCTGTACGGCGTGATGGACAAGCGCCTCGCCGAATCCGCGTACCTCGCGAGCGACGGCTACACGATCGCCGACATCGCGACGTTCCCGTGGACCCGCTCATGGAAGAACCAGGGCATCGAGCTCGACGAATTCCCGAACGTGAAGCGCTGGCATGAAGCGATCGCCGCGCGTCCGGCGGTGCAGCGCGGCGTCGAGGTGCTGGCGTCGCTGCGCAAGCCGTTGCAGGACGACGATCGCGCACGCGAGATGCTGTTCGGCGCGACGCAGTACTCGCGCCACTGACGCGCGGCCGGCCGCGCGGCGACGGTCGCGGGTCACGTCGATCGAAAAGAAAAAGGGACGCGGTTCGACTCGCGTCCCTTTTCATTCCTGCCGCCTTCGCCACGCGATGCGCCGCCGCGACCGCGCTGCAAAGCCGCGAAACGCCGCGCGAGCGCTCAGAAGAAATGCAGCGTGACGAACTCCGCCGCGCATGCGTGCGCCTGCTTTTCGGGATGCTCGATCTCGACCGACACCGACCACGTCGCGCGCATGCCGCCCTGCGCGCCTTCGCTCACGTCCTTCACCGCGAAGCGCGCCCGCACGCGCGCGCCGACCGGCACCGGCCGCAGGAAGCGCACGCGATTGAGCCCGTAGTTCACGCTCATCCGCTCCTCGAAGCGGACCGCGTCGACCATCAGCGCGGGAATCAGCGACAGCGTCAGAAAGCCGTGCGCGATCGGCCCGCCGAATGGCGATTCGCGTCGCGCGCGCTCGGGATCGACGTGAATCCATTGCCGATCGTCGGTCGCTTCCGCGAAACGGTCGACGCGCGGCTGATCGACGGTAATCCAGCCGCTCACGAACGGCTCCCCGCCGACGAGCTCGCGCAGCGCCTGCGCCGACGCGATCGTCGGCAGCGCCGCTTGCCTGTCGTCCGTCGTGTCCGTCATGCGCGCTCCTTCGGCTCCCGCAGCCCGAACATCACCTTCGAGCGCACGGTGATGACCGTCTCGCCCTGCTCGTTGACGCCTTCCCATTCGGTCGTCACGATCCCGCGATCGGGCCGGCTCGCGGACAGCCGCTTGTCGAGGACCTTGTTGTACATCGTGATCGTGTCGCCCGAGCGCACCGGCTTGATCCAGCGGATCTCGTCGATGCCGGGCGAGCCCAGGCTCGTCGAGCCTTGCAGCACGTTGCGCACGAGCATGCCCATGAACACCGAGCACGTATGCCAGCCGCTCGCGACGAGCCCGCCGAACATCGACGACTTCGCCGCTTCCTCGTCGACGTGAAAAGGCTGCGGGTCGTACGCCTGCGCGAACGTGACGATTTCATCGGACGTGAATCGATGCTTGCCGACTTCGGTTTTACCGCCGACTTCCAGGTCTTCGTAACTGATACCCATCGAGCTTCTCCGTGAAATGAGACGGGCGGGCGCGCCCGCTCAGGCATCCTGCAATGCCGCGAAATCCGGCAGCGACGCAAAGCGTGCGAGATGATGATCGACGTCGCCGAGCGTCGTTTCGATGATCGACAGACGCTTGAACAGATGCGCGGCCGCGACCTCGTCGGTGACGCCCATCCCGCCGTGCAGCTGCACCGCCTGCTGGCCGACGAAGCGCGCCGCCTGGCCGATGCGGACCTTCGCCGCCGACACCGCCTTGCGACGCGCGTCGGCATCGTCGCTCGCATAGCGCACCGCGGCGAGATACGCGAGCGAGCGCGCCTGCTCGACATGGATCAGCATGTCGACCATCCGGTGCTGCAGCGCCTGGAAGCGCGCGATCGGCACGCCGAACTGCTGGCGCGTCTTCGTATAGTCGAGCGTTGCGCGATTGAGCGCGTCGAGCGCGCCGAGCGCCTCCGCGCACAGCAGCACGATCCCGTAGTCGGCGATCTTCTCGAGCGCGGACGCGTCGCGCTCGCCGCCGGCAAGCGCGCGCGCCGGCGTGCTCGACAGGCGGATCGTCGCCGCGCGCTGGCCGTCGATCGTCCGATAGTCGACGACATCCGCGCCCGTCGCACCGCGCGCCACCACGAACAGGCCGAGCGCGCCGTTCGGCAGCCGTGCGGGCGCGATCAGGGCATCCGCCTGCGCGCCGTGCTGGATGACCGACTTGACGCCGTTCAGCACGAAAGCATCGCCATGAGGCCGCGCGGTCGTCTCGATCGCGAACAGGTCGTAGCGCGCGTGCGGCTCGTGGAACGCGACCGCGAGCTTCGCGTCGCCCTGCGCCACGCGTTCGAGGAGCGCGGCGTCTTCGCCGCTGCCCGAGCCCGCGACGCGCACCGCCTCGATCCCGACCGCGGTCGCCCAATAGGGCTCGACGACGAGCGCGCGCCCGAGCTCCTGCATCGCGACGAGCATGTCGACGGCGCCGCCGCCGAAACCGCCGTGCGCTTCCGGCACGGGCAGCGCGGTGAGGCCGAGCCCGGCGAACGCGCGCCACTGGTCGGCCGACACGCCGGCATCCGAATGGACGATCGCGCGCCGCGCGTCGAAGCCGTAGCGCTCGTCGAGATAGCGGCGCAGCGCGTCGGCGAATTGCTGTTGTTCTTCGCTGAAGGTGAAGTTCATGGCGCCGCTCCTCACAGTCCGAGAATCATCTGCGCGATGATGTTCTTCTGGATTTCGTTCGAACCGCCGTAGATCGAAGTCTTGCGGTAGTTGAAGTAATACGCGGCAAGCGGCGCCGCGTCGTCGTCGCCCGCGACGCTGTGCTCGCGCTCGCCTTCGAGGAACGGTGCGTCGAACGGCGCGGCGAGCGGCCCGATCGCGTCGACCATCAGCTCGGTCAGCGCCTGCTGGATCTCGGAGCCCTTGATCTTCAACATCGACGCCTCCGGCCCCGGCCCGCGCCCGCTCGCCTCGCTGCTGACGACGCGCAGCACCGTGACTTCGAGCGCCATCAGCTCGATCTCGAGCGCGGCGATCTTCGCGGCGAAAACGGGATCGGCGATGAGCGGCTTGCCGTTCTTGCGCTCGCGCGACGCAATGCGCTTCAGGAAATCGAGTTCGCGCTTCGACGCGCCGACGCGCGCGATGCCGGTGCGCTCGTGTCCGAGCAGATACTTCGCGTAGGTCCAGCCATGGTTTTCTTCGCCGACGAGATTCCCGACGGGCACCTTCACGTCCTCGAAGAACACTTCGTTGACTTCGTGGTCCTCGTCGAGCGTGGTGATCGGGCGCACGGTGATGCCCGGCGACTTCATGTCGATCAGCAGGAACGAGATCCCTTCCTGCTTCTTCGCCGCGGGATCGGTGCGCACGAGGCAGAACATCAAGTCCGCGTACTGGCCGAGCGTCGTCCAGGTCTTCTGGCCATTGACGACGTAATGATCGCCGTGCCGCTCGGCGCGCGTGCGCAGCGACGCGAGATCGGAGCCCGAGCCGGGCTCCGAATAGCCCTGGCACCACCAGTCGGTGCCGTCGAGAATCCGCGGCAAATAATGGCGCTTCTGCGCTTCGCTGCCGTACTTCATCAGTACCGGCGCAACCATCGATACGCCGAACGGCAGCACGGGCGGCGCGCCGATCCGCGCGCACTCCTCTTCCCAGATGTGGCGCTGCGTCGCGTTCCAGCCGGGCCCGCCGTATTCGACGGGCCACGCGGGCGCGGACCAGCCTCGCGTGCCGAGCAGCCGATGCCAGCTCGCGAAGTCGTCGCGATTCAGACGTTTGTGATCGAGAACCTTGGCGCGCAGCGTGCGAGGCAGATTCGCCTCGAGCCATGCGCGAACTTCGGCGCGGAACGCGTCGTCGGCGGGGGAATAATCGAGATCCATGCGCAGTGTCTCCTCTGACCGCGCCGGCGGCCGCCGACGGCCGCGCAGCGATCAGCGGTCGATCACTGCAAAGGCTCTTTCAGCGCGGCCGGAACCGGCAGCGGCATCACGTCGATGCCTTCTTCGGCCAAGGCTTGCGCGTCTTCGGGCGTGGTGACGCCGCGAATGCTGCGCGCGGGCGCTTCGTTGTAGTGAATGCGCCGCGCTTCCTCGGCGAAGCGCTCGCCCACGTTCTCGGTCTTCGCGAGCACCTCGCGCAGCGCACGCATTGCCTGCGCCTGCAGTTCGCGCGGATCGGCCGGCTGCGCCTGCGTCGCGCCCGACAGATTCAGGCGCGGCGCGGACGGCATGCGGCTGACCTCGGTCGAACCGCAAACCGGGCATTCGACCAGCTTGCGGGACAACTGCGCTTCGAACTCATCGGCCGATGCGAACCAGCCTTCGAACCGATGGCCATCCGGGCACTGCAAATCGAGGACCTTCATGCTGAATCAGGGCGTGCTGCCAGTGTATCGCAAATAGAAATTTTGTGAACGGTCGTGCTAAATTAAGTTCGAAAAAGGACGCGATCGAACGAACCGACGGCACCGATTGTATCCCTTCGCACAGTCTCCCGCTCGGCCCGGCTCACGGCCGGATCGCGTCGCCGAGCGGCCACGCGCCCGACATCGCCTTCTCGAGCCACATCGTGCCGATGATCGTCTTGACGTCGCTGATCTGCCCGGTGCGCACCCATTCGAGCAGATCCGGCAGCGTCGCCGTGAACGTCTCGAGGAACTCGCCGTCGTCGAGCTTGCGCTCGCCCGCCGTCAGGCCGCGCGCGAGATAGATGTCGATGAATTCGGTCGAATACGAAATGATCGGATGAATCCGCGTGAGAAACACGTATTCGCGCGCCGTGTAGCCGGTTTCCTCGCGCAGCTCGCGGATCGCGCACGCGAGCGCGCCTTCGTTCGGATCGAGCTTGCCCGCCGGGAATTCGGCCATCACCTTGCCGATCGGATAGCGATATTGGCTCTCCATCAGCACGCGGCCGTCGTCGAAGAGCGGAATGACCATCACGGCGCCCGGATGCGTCACGTATTCGCGCGTCGCATGCTTGCCGTCGGGCAGGCGAACCGTATCGCGCTTGACCTTCAGGAACGAGCCGTCGTACACGGGCTCGCTTTCGATGCAAGTTTCGGTGAGGGTGGCGTCGTGATTCGGCAAGTCGGCCATCGGCGGCTCCGCAGTGGGGCGCGACGGCCTACGCCGTCAGCGCCGTTTGACGAGATACTGGAACGTGAAGCCGGGAAACGCAAACACCACAAAAAGACTGAAGGTGATCGCGTAAAACTGCCAGCCCTGTTCGAAGCGATTGCCGGCGCGCGATTCGAGCCAGAAGCCCAATGCGCCGACGACGAAATACAGCACGATCAATTCGCCGATCCGGATCCACGCGCTCTTTTTCGCCGCCGCCCCGCTCTTGAGCGGCACGACGGCGAACAGGCGCTGGTTCAGGAACGGCAGGTTGGCGCCCGCGAGCGCCAACAGCACGATGAACCAGCCGGCTGCCGACATTACAGCGGCAGCGTGTGGCTGATCGCCTGCAGGCAGATCGTCATCAGCGGGCCCGGCACGATGCCGAGCACGACGACTGCGAGCCCGTTCAGCACGAGGACCGTGCGCTTGCACGCGTCGCCCGCGATCGGGGTCGTGTCCTGCGGTGCGTCGAAGTACATCAGCTTGACGATGCGCAGATAGTAGAACGCACCGAACAGTGACGTGATGACGGCGAGCACCGCGAGCCACGTGAGGCCGGCGTTGACCGTCGCCTCGAGGACCGCGAGCTTCGCGTAGAAGCCGACCGTCGGCGGGATGCCGGCGAGCGAGAACATCATCACCATCATCACGAATGCGAACACCGGGCTGCGCTTGTTGAGCCCCTTGAAGTCGTCGAGCGTTTCGGCTTCGAAGTCGCGGCGTGCGAGCAGCATCACGACGCCGAACGAGCCGAGCGTCGTCACGAGGTAGACGATCGTGTAGAACATCGCCGAGCTGTACGCGCTCGCCGCCGACGACGGGTTGCCGTTGACGACGCCCGCGAGCAGGCCGAGCAGCACGAAGCCCATGTTCGAGATCGCCGAGTACGCGAGCATCCGCTTCACGTTGCGCTGGACGATACCCGTGATGTTGCCGACGATCAGCGACAATGCCGCGAGGATCACGAGCATTTCCTGCCAGTCGACGGCGAGCGGCAGCAGGCCCATCACGAGGAAGCGCAGGCCCCACGCGAACGCCGCGACCTTGGGGCCGCCGCCGACGAAGAGCGTCATCGCGGTCGGCGCGCCCTGGTAGACGTCCGGCACCCACATGTGGAACGGCACGGCGCCGAGCTTGAACGCGACGCCCGCGACGATGAAGATCACGCCGAACAGCAGCACCGCGTCGTTGATGCGGCCCGATGCGACCGCCTTCAGCACTTCGTTGAGTTCGAGCGAGCCCGTCGCGCCGTACAGCATCGAGATCCCGTACAGCACGAAGCCAGAAGCGAGCGCGCCGAGCACGTAGTACTTCATCGCCGCTTCGCTCGACTGCGCCGCGTCGCGACGCAGCGCGATCACCGCATACAGCGACAGCGACATCAGCTCGAGGCCGAGGTACAGCGTCAGGAAGTTGTTGCCCGAGATCATCACGAGCTGGCCGAGCAGCGAGAACATGCCGAGCAGGAACACGTCGCCGCGGAACAGATCGCGATCTTCGAGGTACTTGCGCGAGTAGACGAGCGTCACGGCGAAGCCGAGCGACACCACCGCCTTCATCACGCTCGCGAACGAATCGACGACGACCATCCGCGAGAAGAAGTAGTACTGCTGCGGATCGAGGGCTTGCAGCGCGAACCACACGCCGGCCGCGGCCGATGCGACGACCGCGATCAGGTACGTGAGGCGGCGGCCGGCCGCGCCGACGAAGGTGTCGTTCAGCCACGCGACGATGATGGCGACCATCACCAGCGCATCAGGCAACAGGACATTCATAGGTGCGTTTTGCATGATCTTTGTATCCTCCGCTCGCGCTTACTGGGCCAGCGGCAGTTTCGACTGCGCGACGTGGGAGAGGAGGTTTTCCACGGAAACGTGCATCACGTCGGTGAAGGGCTTCGGATAGAGGCCCATCAGCATCGTGAACGCGGCGAGCACGGCGAGCATCACGAACTCGCGGCGGCTGATGTCCTTCAGCTTCGCGACGTGATCGTTCGCCACCGCGCCGAAGTACACGCGCTTGTACATCCACAGCGTGTACGCCGCGCCGAGAATCAGCGTGAACGCCGCGCCGAACGCGATCCAGAAATTGAACTGGACGGCGGCGAGGATCACCATGAACTCGCCGACGAAACCCGACGTGCCCGGCAGACCGCAGTTGGCCATCGAGAACAGCATCGCGAACGCCGCGAACTTCGGCATCACGTTGACGACGCCGCCGTAGTCGGCGATCTGACGCGAGTGCAGGCGGTCGTACAGCACGCCGATGCAGAGGAACATCGCGCCCGACACGAAGCCGTGCGAGATCATCTGGACGATCGCGCCTTCGACGCCGAGCTGGTTGAAGATGAAGAAGCCGAGCGTGACGAAGCCCATGTGCGCGATCGACGAATACGCGACGAGCTTCTTCATGTCCGCCTGCACCATCGCGACGAGGCCGATGTAGATCACGGCGATCAGCGACAGCGCGATCACGACGGGGGCGAAGAAGTGGCTCGCGTCCGGCGTGATCGGCAGCGAAAAGCGCAGGAAACCGTATGCGCCGAGCTTCAGCATGATCGCGGCCAGCACGACCGAGCCGCCCGTCGGCGCTTCGACGTGCGCGTCAGGCAACCACGTGTGGACGGGCCACATCGGCACCTTCACCGCGAACGCGAGGAAGAATGCGATGAAGAGCAGCACCTGCGGCGTCATCTCGATCTTCGCGTTCTGCCACGTGGCGAGGTCGAACGAATGCGTCTGCGTGTACAGGTAGATCAGCGCGACCAGCATCAGGAGCGAGCCGGCGAGCGTGTACAGGAAGAACTTGAACGCCGCGTACACGCGGTTCGGGCCGCCCCATACGCCGATGATGATGTACATCGGAATCAGCGTCGCCTCGAAGAACACGTAGAACAACAGGCCGTCGGCCGCCGAGAACACGCCGATCATGATCCCCGAGAGAATCAGGAACGCGGCGAGATACTGCGACACGTGCTCGGTGATCACCTCCCAGCCGGCGATCACGACGATCACCGTGATGAGCGCGGTCAGCACGACGAACCACATCGAGATGCCGTCGACGCCCAGGTGATACGTGATGTTGAAGCGTTCGATCCAGGTCGTTTGCTCGACGAACTGCAGCGCAGCGGTGCTCGAGTCGAAGCCCGTGATCAGCGGGATCGTGACGGCAAGGCCCGCCAGCGAGCCGATCAGCGCGATCCAGCGCGCCGCGCCCGGATTCTTGTCGGAGCCGACCGCGAGCACGATGAGGCCGAAGACGATCGGCAACCAGATCGCGGTACTGAGAATCGGAAAAGAGTGCATTAGTCGTCCCCCGCCTTATTTGCCGCCGAGCGTTACAAACAGGGTCAGGAGCCCCAGCATGCCGATGATCATGGCGAACGCGTAGTGATAGATGTAACCGGATTGGAGGAAGCGGATCACGCCGGCGAACCAGCCGATGAAGCGCGCGCTGCCGTTGACGAGGCCGTCGATCACCACGACGTCGCCTTCCTTCCACAGACCGCGGCCGATCGCGATCGAGCCCTTCGCGAACACGACCTCGTTGATCTTGTCCATGTAGTACTTGTTGTCGAGCAGCGTGTAGATCGGGCCGAACGCGCGACGGATCACAGCCGGCAGATCCGGGCGCTTCAGGTACAGGAACCACGCGGTCACGACGCCTGCGAGCGCGAGCCAGAGCGGCAGCGTCGAGATCGAGTGCAGACCGAGCGCCGCCCAGCCGCGGAATTCCTCCGCCATCTCGGCGAGCGCCGGGTGGTTCTGGCCGATGAAGATCACCTTGTCGAACGCGACGCCGTGCTGGAAGAAATCGCCGTACAGCATCGGGCCGATCGCGATCGCACCGATGACGACCGACGGAATCGCGAGCAGCACGAGCGGCACCCAGACGACCCAAGGCGTTTCGTGCGGCTCGTGCGCGTGGCCGTGACCGTGGTCGTCGTCATGGCCGTGATGCGCGGCCGACTCGGCGCCGTGGTTGTTGCCGAATTCCTTCGGATGGCGGAAGCGTTCTTCGCCGTGGAAGACGAGGAAGTACATCCGGAACGAGTACAGCGCGGTGACGAACACGCTCGCGACGACCGCGAAGTAAGCGAAGCCCGAGCCCGGCAGGTGCGACAGCTTCACCGCGTCGATGATCGAGTCCTTCGAGTAGAAGCCCGAGAAGAACGGCGTGCCGATCAGCGCGAGCGAACCGACGAGCGACGTGATCCACGTGATCGGCATGTACTTGCGCAGGCCGCCCATGTTGCGCATGTCCTGATCGTGGTGCATGCCGATGATCACCGAACCCGCGCCGAGGAACAGCAGCGCCTTGAAGAACGCGTGCGTCATCAGGTGGAACACGGCGACCGGATACGCGGACACGCCGAGCGCGACCGTCATGTAGCCGAGCTGCGACAGCGTCGAGTAAGCGACGACGCGCTTGATGTCGTTCTGGACGATGCCGAGGAAGCCCATGAAGAGCGCCGTGATCGCGCCGATCACCGTGATGAACGACAGCGCGGCGTCCGACAGCTCGAACAGCGGCGACATGCGCGTGACCATGAAGATGCCGGCCGTCACCATCGTCGCCGCGTGAATCAGCGCGGAGATCGGCGTCGGACCTTCCATCGAGTCCGGCAGCCACACGTGCAGCGGGAATTGCGCGGACTTACCCATCGCGCCGATGAAGAGGCAGATGCACGCGACGGTCAGCAGACCCCATTCGGTGCCCGGGAAATGCAGCGACGCGAGCTCCGCGCGCTTCGCGAACACGTCGCCGTAGTTCATCGAGCCGGCGTACGCGAGGATGAGGCCGATGCCGAGCAGGAACCCGAAATCGCCGACGCGGTTCACGAGGAACGCCTTCATGTTCGCGTAGATCGCGCTCTCACGCGTGAAGTAGAAGCCGATCAGCAGGTACGACACGAGACCCACCGCTTCCCAGCCGAAGAACAGCTGCAGGAAGTTGTTGCTCATCACGAGCATCAGCATCGAGAACGTGAAGAGCGAGATGTACGAGAAGAAGCGCTGGTAGCCGTCCTCTTCCGACATGTAGCCGATCGTGTAGATGTGCACCATCAGCGACACGAACGTGACGACGACCATCATCATTGCGGTCAGCGTGTCGACGAGGAAGCCGATTTCGAGCTTCAGCGAGCCGACGTTCATCCATTCGTAGACGGTCGCGTTGAAGCTCGCGCCGCCCATCACGTCGAAGAAGACGATCGCGGAAAGAATGAACGAGATCGCGACGCCGAGAATCGTGATCCGGTGTGCGCCCTTGCGCCCCACTGCGTTGCCGAACAGCCCCGCAATCAGCGAGCCGGCCAGCGGAGCGAGCGGAATCGCCAGCAGCAGGTTTTCATTGAGTGTCGTTGACATAACAGCGTTGCCTGAAATTAACCTTTGAGCTGATCGAGATCCTCGACATTGATCGTGTCGAGCTTACGGAACAGAGTCACCAGAATCGCGAGGCCGATTGCGGCTTCCGCCGCCGCGACCGTCAACACGAAGAACACGAAGATCTGGCCGTGCACGTCGCCCAGGTAATGCGAGAACGCGACGAAATTGGTGTTCACCGCGAGCAGCATCAGTTCGATCGCCATCAGGATCACGATGATGTTGCGGCGGTTCAGGAAGATCCCGACGATGCTGATCGCGAACAGGATCGCGCCCAGCACGAGGTAATGAGCCAAGGTCAACATAGATTCTTCTCCTCCGCTTAGCCGTTGTTCCCGCCCGACGCGGCGTCGCTCGCGGCGGTTTCCGGCTGCGGCTTGTCGGCTTGCATCTTCACGAGGCGCACGCGGTCTTCGCGGCGCACCTTCACCTGCTCGGACACGCGCTGGCGCTTGCTGTCCTTGCCCTTCTGCGCGGTCAGCGCGACCGCGGCGATGATCGCGACGAGCAGCACGAGGCCCGCGATTTCGAACGCGAAGATGTAGTCGGTGTAGATGACCTTGCCGATCAGCTTCGTGTTCGGCATGCCGGCGAGCGCGCCCGCGGCCACGTCGCGCACGGGCGAGGCCGTCGCG
Proteins encoded in this region:
- a CDS encoding acyl-CoA dehydrogenase family protein, with the translated sequence MHFDYTPKVEALRARLNAFFDEHIYPNERAFYEEIARNRRAGDAWQPVELIETLKVKARAAGLWNLFLPDSTRGAGLTNLEYAPLCEIMGRVPWAPEVFNCNAPDTGNMETLERYGADAHKATWLEPLLDGTIRSAFLMTEPEVASSDATNIRTRIERDGGDYVINGHKWWSSGAGDPRCKLYIVMGKTDPDAPRHAQQSMILVPSDAPGVTVRRPLNVFGYDDAPHGHMEITLENVRVPASNLLLGEGRGFEIAQGRLGPGRIHHCMRLVGLAERALELMCRRASERIAFGKPIAAQTVTQERIAEARCMIEQARLLTLKTAYMMDTVGNKGARGEIAMIKVVAPNMACEVIDWAIQAHGGGGVSDDFPLAYAYASARTLRFADGPDEVHRNAIAKLELARHASAPARGS
- a CDS encoding glutathione S-transferase N-terminal domain-containing protein; the protein is MIDVYSWATPNGHKVHILLEETGLEYRVHPIDIGAGDQFKPEFLKISPNNKIPAIVDHDGPDGKPISLFESGAILIYLAEKTGKFLPSAPVARYATLEWLMFQMGGVGPMLGQAHHFRLYAPQQIEYAINRYTNEAKRLYGVMDKRLAESAYLASDGYTIADIATFPWTRSWKNQGIELDEFPNVKRWHEAIAARPAVQRGVEVLASLRKPLQDDDRAREMLFGATQYSRH
- a CDS encoding MaoC family dehydratase, which codes for MTDTTDDRQAALPTIASAQALRELVGGEPFVSGWITVDQPRVDRFAEATDDRQWIHVDPERARRESPFGGPIAHGFLTLSLIPALMVDAVRFEERMSVNYGLNRVRFLRPVPVGARVRARFAVKDVSEGAQGGMRATWSVSVEIEHPEKQAHACAAEFVTLHFF
- a CDS encoding MaoC family dehydratase; this encodes MGISYEDLEVGGKTEVGKHRFTSDEIVTFAQAYDPQPFHVDEEAAKSSMFGGLVASGWHTCSVFMGMLVRNVLQGSTSLGSPGIDEIRWIKPVRSGDTITMYNKVLDKRLSASRPDRGIVTTEWEGVNEQGETVITVRSKVMFGLREPKERA
- a CDS encoding acyl-CoA dehydrogenase family protein; the protein is MNFTFSEEQQQFADALRRYLDERYGFDARRAIVHSDAGVSADQWRAFAGLGLTALPVPEAHGGFGGGAVDMLVAMQELGRALVVEPYWATAVGIEAVRVAGSGSGEDAALLERVAQGDAKLAVAFHEPHARYDLFAIETTARPHGDAFVLNGVKSVIQHGAQADALIAPARLPNGALGLFVVARGATGADVVDYRTIDGQRAATIRLSSTPARALAGGERDASALEKIADYGIVLLCAEALGALDALNRATLDYTKTRQQFGVPIARFQALQHRMVDMLIHVEQARSLAYLAAVRYASDDADARRKAVSAAKVRIGQAARFVGQQAVQLHGGMGVTDEVAAAHLFKRLSIIETTLGDVDHHLARFASLPDFAALQDA
- a CDS encoding acyl-CoA dehydrogenase family protein gives rise to the protein MDLDYSPADDAFRAEVRAWLEANLPRTLRAKVLDHKRLNRDDFASWHRLLGTRGWSAPAWPVEYGGPGWNATQRHIWEEECARIGAPPVLPFGVSMVAPVLMKYGSEAQKRHYLPRILDGTDWWCQGYSEPGSGSDLASLRTRAERHGDHYVVNGQKTWTTLGQYADLMFCLVRTDPAAKKQEGISFLLIDMKSPGITVRPITTLDEDHEVNEVFFEDVKVPVGNLVGEENHGWTYAKYLLGHERTGIARVGASKRELDFLKRIASRERKNGKPLIADPVFAAKIAALEIELMALEVTVLRVVSSEASGRGPGPEASMLKIKGSEIQQALTELMVDAIGPLAAPFDAPFLEGEREHSVAGDDDAAPLAAYYFNYRKTSIYGGSNEIQKNIIAQMILGL
- a CDS encoding DUF1178 family protein — its product is MKVLDLQCPDGHRFEGWFASADEFEAQLSRKLVECPVCGSTEVSRMPSAPRLNLSGATQAQPADPRELQAQAMRALREVLAKTENVGERFAEEARRIHYNEAPARSIRGVTTPEDAQALAEEGIDVMPLPVPAALKEPLQ
- a CDS encoding NUDIX domain-containing protein, with the translated sequence MADLPNHDATLTETCIESEPVYDGSFLKVKRDTVRLPDGKHATREYVTHPGAVMVIPLFDDGRVLMESQYRYPIGKVMAEFPAGKLDPNEGALACAIRELREETGYTAREYVFLTRIHPIISYSTEFIDIYLARGLTAGERKLDDGEFLETFTATLPDLLEWVRTGQISDVKTIIGTMWLEKAMSGAWPLGDAIRP
- a CDS encoding DUF2818 family protein, which codes for MSAAGWFIVLLALAGANLPFLNQRLFAVVPLKSGAAAKKSAWIRIGELIVLYFVVGALGFWLESRAGNRFEQGWQFYAITFSLFVVFAFPGFTFQYLVKRR
- the nuoN gene encoding NADH-quinone oxidoreductase subunit NuoN; the protein is MNVLLPDALVMVAIIVAWLNDTFVGAAGRRLTYLIAVVASAAAGVWFALQALDPQQYYFFSRMVVVDSFASVMKAVVSLGFAVTLVYSRKYLEDRDLFRGDVFLLGMFSLLGQLVMISGNNFLTLYLGLELMSLSLYAVIALRRDAAQSSEAAMKYYVLGALASGFVLYGISMLYGATGSLELNEVLKAVASGRINDAVLLFGVIFIVAGVAFKLGAVPFHMWVPDVYQGAPTAMTLFVGGGPKVAAFAWGLRFLVMGLLPLAVDWQEMLVILAALSLIVGNITGIVQRNVKRMLAYSAISNMGFVLLGLLAGVVNGNPSSAASAYSSAMFYTIVYLVTTLGSFGVVMLLARRDFEAETLDDFKGLNKRSPVFAFVMMVMMFSLAGIPPTVGFYAKLAVLEATVNAGLTWLAVLAVITSLFGAFYYLRIVKLMYFDAPQDTTPIAGDACKRTVLVLNGLAVVVLGIVPGPLMTICLQAISHTLPL